The following DNA comes from Athene noctua chromosome 1, bAthNoc1.hap1.1, whole genome shotgun sequence.
cagtgtggtgctcagttgccctctgggctcaaaccatgacaaccCATGTTGGTTCTACAGagacaaataaaggaaaagatgCAGGCTATGAGACAAGGAGAGAATTAGTTAAACCAAATGGTCAATTCTACAAAACACTGATTCTCGGTTACCTGTATAGGCCAAgctggcagaggctgcagaaAGTCAGCTTTATAGGGATAGTTCACCATAGCCAAGTTTACCCATGTTTCACTCAGCCAATTTTTCAATACAGCAGCATCCTGAAGACTTTTTAATGGGCTGCACAAATGAAAAGTGTTGGAAAGCCACTGTAAACCTGCatcttcaataaaaaaataataaattaatgtaTTGTGCCATTAACACATAAGACACTTGTTCTgctgctaaaaaaatattttagcataaATAATTTGGTGAAATTATTCCACATACATACAAGCATAGAGATCAAATTTTAGTCAGCACCTCTAAGTGAAGGGAAATACACTCTGCACACTTCAATGTATGGGTATGTCACTGCTAAAGTAACATTATCTAAAAAAACCAAAGACAGATCTACAACACATTTGGCATTTTTCTTGATAGAAAGCAACATCAGGGCACACTTCTtccaatgaaataaaaacttcaaaCCAGCTAGCTCACAGTGCAAGGACTATTAATAGATCTCTTGGGACTTTCATTATTTTATCTGGTCTAGAACTTATTCAATTCAGCTTCCTTGATTTTAATTAGTTAACTCATCATACCAGGCTTTCTCTTTAGGACACTGAACTGAagtagcaagattttttttttttttaatttaattcctttGCTGTACAGTTACCTCATCTGATACAGgattatagaatcatttaggttggaaaagacccctcAGATCActaagtccaaccattaacctcacactgccaagcccaccactaaaccgtgtccctaagcaccacatctacacgtcttttaaatacctccagggatggtgattcaaccactgccctgggcagcctgttccaatgcttgacaaccttttcagtgaatagatttttcctaatatccaatctaaactgcctctggcacaacttgaggccatttcttctcattctatcacttattacttgggagaagaggccAACACCCACattgccacaacctcctttcaatTTCAGTTAGAAAAGATGTTTCAGATTGTTGAGTCCAACAGAGTCCCTAGCACTGAATCCATAAGgattgctgttatttttctgtatctgACTGCCTCAGTTGgtatgggtttggtttttttttttcagaccaacAACTGTCTGGCCTGCTTTGTTAAAAAGCAATACAAGCCTTGAGGCTCTGATCTGGAGTCACCCTGTCTGACCTTAGGGACATTTGGACCTGGATTCTGAATCACACCAGGCCTGAATGAAGCTTATGATTCAACAAAACAGACATTTAAATAATAATGCTGAGCTCATTTGGCAGTTTTCAGTATTAAGAGTATAGTTTCAAAAAACCAATACATATATACAGGTAAAAGCCATAACACAAGCTTGCTGATTTTATGAAGTCATAACACAATCCTGAGCATTATGACCCTTTGAAAAAGTATTGGGAGGTCTTACCTGTTGAGGAAAGGCGGTTAATGGCGTTCCAGGAATTCCGGATGCTTTCTGAGCAGCCTGTCCCACTCTTTTTGAAATCATTGGTCACTATGCTGAAATAAGCGCCACATGGAACCAGATCACCAAACTGCCAGATTGGGGCAGAGGCCGCCAGAGCTCTGCAAAGGAACATAAAAAGATCCTAAACCCCTGCAAAGTGAACTTCCATCCTCTAGTCAATACCCTTCCCACAGCCACTATCTACACAGCATTTATAATTCAGCTTGGACACTGAGCCCTAGGCAAACTAACCATAATGTTGCAAAACTATTCCACAGGTCTGCATGCAATGGCTGTTGAAGGTTATAAGTCTTCGACACTAGCACAAAGATATCAATAATTACATAAAGTAGAAATTCAGACTTGCTTATTTTATAACTTTTCATTCTCATCTAATAACCAGGTCTTCCTCACTAGGCACTGTGAAAACTCAAGAGAGCCTCTGCCCACAAAAATCTACTGTCTAGGAGGTAAAGATAGGGAAGTTACTATTCTTGTTTCCAAGAAGGGAGCTAAGGTACTGAGGACATTAAAGACCTGCCTCAAGTCACCAGGAAGTCTGCACCTAATTTTTTTAGGGTCGCCAAAGTCAGTGTTCATAATAACTGTTTTCACAAGAGTAACAGATAGTTCTGAAAATATACAACCTGATGACCTACAACTGTCTATTAGGCAAACAGTGCCTCTTCCCAAATTCAAGGTAACTTCATTCCTCCTCTCAATAGTGAAAAATTCAAGCCAGTATGAGTTATGGTGCTTCTAGTGCTGTAATATTTATAGCACGGAAGTAACAAACGCCTGCTCTGTGTTTGAGCAGGATGAGTACACTCACCCAACTACCACATGGGGGTACTTCATCCTAAACCAGGCTGCAAGCATTCCTCCATAAGATCCTCCTATAGCTATGACAGGACTGTAACGGGCTCCTGGAATGGTCATCTTTAAGTACTCAATTAGTACGGCAAAGTCTGCCAGAGCTTGTTCTGACGTCAGGTAATTCAGATGCTTGGAATCCTGAGACAAAGAAAGCAGGTTATATACAGTACAGGAGTGACTTCCAGCAGCAGTCTTTCTATCCCCACAGCAGCTGTAGAGTTTTAAATCCATGCCTGATAACAAATGAAATGTTCTTTGCAGGTGTCTCTAAGTGTTAGAAcatctcagattatttttttttaatcctagaaTTGATAGTTACAAGAATAGGACAGTTGTGTGATTCTAGCACATTTAAATCTTACTCAGGCTAACAGTCATTGCACTGGCAAGAAATACAGTAGGCAAAATTATGTTTGTATAGAGCACATTTAAGAAAGACAAAAGATGACACTTACACTGAAAGACTCATTCCCAAAGGGCAAAGATTCTCCATAATATCTATGTTCAGCAAATACTAACATGGCATTAAGTTCTTCAGCCACATCCCACATAAAACCCTGGTTGGATGAAAGCAGACATTTAAATAACCAGAATCAATTATTTTCAAAGTCTCTACTTTCAGCCTAGTCTATTCCAACTCTTATTCTCTGATTAGAAAGATATCACTATCAAAATACAACTAGAAAGACAGAGTACAATTTGGTTTTAAACTATTgctgaagaaaacacacaaaacagaTATCCACCCAGAGACAGGGacacatacaaataaaatatgtatattttaatgctgaaaaatattaAGCAGTATTGTTTTGTGAGTATACACAGGCAATCCTGCCAGAACCCCTATGGCACAAGCTTAATCCACAGGAAATAACTACAGGAGAAAAGCACGCATTTGAGTTAGGACTacattacagaaaatacaaaatttgttTGGCAATAAGCAATAATCTAGAGCACTGCAATACAATTATATTCAACTAATAAATAACTACAACTTGTTATTACTTGTTGACAGCAGCTTGTTACCACCAGTTATGGAAACAGGCAGACAGAGATCGCCTGCTGACAGAACAAAGTGCGTAAGCAGTCCTTGGTTGCTTTGAGCTCAGCACATGCCACCTCCTGTTGTGTTACTCGACTTTGTATTGAAGTGTCTGAAAAATACCCACACACTTCATTCTGCATTTGTGTCACTCAGGGAAGTAAAAACTTCCACAGGATTGTCAGAGAACAAGAATCATCTACCTTTGATTTCCAGTCCCCTTCATTTcacttcacatttttcttacagaaaaaaaatccccaaaccccacAACACCAAATCTTCCCATTTTACTTGGGGAATCTAAAATACTAGGATAGGTATAATTTGGTCCAAAATTTTGCATTCTTAGCTTGAGGCACCTTATAGTGTTTCCTCTAGAAATTTTCTTCACTACTCCAGGAAATTAACACAAGCGTATCCCTTTGATTTCTGCAGGCTTCAAACaggaccccaaacccccaaaactttcTCTGTGCCTTtattcagcctcctcttcctcctatAGCAATCATAATAACCATTACAAATGTCTCTTAAATGATATTCTGATGCTGTCTCCTCGTTCTTACTTATTTTTTCAGTACACCACTATTGGTAAGAAGGACTGTAAttcaagaatttattttctaCGTACTGTATTGTTGCAGAACCATGTGATGTCTCCTTCATTGCCTGTATAAAATAGTATCGGTCCATTGTCTTTCTTCCAATGCTGATCTGCTACTAGATACCGCTGCTGGAATGTAAGATTTTCATCAAATCCAAAATGATCAATCTGTAAGAACAAGAAATGTGTTCAGAAAGTTAAAATTGATCCTGGAGTCCACTGGAAGTGCTGACAGTCACTTTGCagacaacaaattttaaaaagaaaaaaagttctactaagattaaaaaaaaaaagacattgaattaATTTATATTCTTAATACATCAAAATTCTGCTTTATGAAGAAAACCAGCCAAAATTACAGGTGTATACACAgaagaagaaatgttattttcagccataaaaaaaaaatccatgcactTTTCAGAGTATCATACTTAACATGagatattctaaatatatttaggAGATCAGACAAATGTGCTGAGGGGTCAACAAAGTATCTGATGTAATAAAACTGTATCAACAAGTAAGAAGAGTCATTGTCCTGCAATGTTTTGAGTCTTAGGAAAATTCCTTACTAGccttatttattaaataaaaaacccccaaaccaaccaaacaaccaaaaacccccaactcttccttctctcccctttttGGCATAAGATTGAAACTGAAACAGATACTTGTTAGAAAGtggaggtttttattttaattcttagAAAATACTGATTCTCTGTAGCTATTGTGCTATTGACAGATTTTTCAGATAGTTTTGAGGAACGTGTCTTCTCTCCTTGCAATTTTCACTAATCCACATGCCCTTATTTGAGAGCAAG
Coding sequences within:
- the PRCP gene encoding lysosomal Pro-X carboxypeptidase — protein: MLLPLLLLLPLLGAPGAQAAPPHRRRGAAPPAAPYLTRYLRQQIDHFGFDENLTFQQRYLVADQHWKKDNGPILFYTGNEGDITWFCNNTGFMWDVAEELNAMLVFAEHRYYGESLPFGNESFSDSKHLNYLTSEQALADFAVLIEYLKMTIPGARYSPVIAIGGSYGGMLAAWFRMKYPHVVVGALAASAPIWQFGDLVPCGAYFSIVTNDFKKSGTGCSESIRNSWNAINRLSSTDAGLQWLSNTFHLCSPLKSLQDAAVLKNWLSETWVNLAMVNYPYKADFLQPLPAWPIQEVCKFLKDPSLSDKLLLQNVFQAVNLYYNFSGQASCLDMSETATKNLGQLGWYYQACTEMVMPMCTDGINDMFEPQKWDFDALSEECYRLWGVRPRPSWILSMYGGKNISSHSNIVFSNGGLDPWSAGGVTQNITDSLVAIVIPDGAHHLDLRSRNPLDPKSVQQARALEICYMKQWIEKARHNH